The DNA sequence CGAACGGCGACGGCGGCAAGATGCAGCCGGACCCGGACGCGGCGGGCGACACCGGCACCGCCCCGGCTGCCCCGCCCGCGGACCCGGACGACGAGATCCCGTTCTAGGGCTTCCTGTCCTTCGCTTCCTCCCTCCCGACTCGGGCCGGCGCTTCGGCGTCGGCCCTTTTTTGCAGCCGGCCCGGAGGAAGCCCGTCGGGGATGCGCCCCCGCGCTCCGCTCCGCCCCTTGGCGGGAGGGAGGCGAGCTTGTGTGGGGGCGGATCGCGGCAGGCCCGAGGGGGCCGCCGCCCACGAACGGAGGATGACGCCATGCGTGTCTACAAGCGCGACGAGGCCTGCGGCTTTCGGTTCACCAACGCCCCCTGGGGCGAATTCAGCAACTTCGCGCCGCTGGCGGCGCCGATCGCCGCCGGCCCGTGGACGTTCCGGACGTCCGAGGCCCTGTACCAGGCGGCGAAGTTCGGCGCCGCCCCGGCGGTGCAGCGCCGGATCGCCGGCGCGCCGTCGCCGCGCGCGGCGGCCGCCATCGGGCGCGGCACGGCGGCGGGTCTCGATCCGCTCTGGACGGCCCAGCGGGTGAACGTCATGCGCTGGGTCCTGCGCA is a window from the Rhodospirillaceae bacterium genome containing:
- a CDS encoding NADAR family protein; amino-acid sequence: MRVYKRDEACGFRFTNAPWGEFSNFAPLAAPIAAGPWTFRTSEALYQAAKFGAAPAVQRRIAGAPSPRAAAAIGRGTAAGLDPLWTAQRVNVMRWVLRMKREANAAEIDAALAATGDRPIVEVSTRDDWWGAKPWGHTCRGHNVLGRLWMELRQQLRDGDPGARAAAWIGRIDVGRLSGAP